A single region of the Plantactinospora soyae genome encodes:
- a CDS encoding HAD-IIA family hydrolase, whose translation MTTSSPGSRLVDAYDLVIFDLDGVIYLVDRPIETAVAAVGRLHAEGKPLAYATNNASRRPAAVAALLSGMGLAVQPHEVLTSAVAAAGLLANRFPADSPVLVVGAEALRAEVRAVGLRPVRRLEDEPVAVVQGYAPEVGWADLAEAALAVRAGAEWFATNTDRTLPTARGPVPGNGSLVAVLRTALERDPDVVVGKPEPALFTAAARQAGATRPLTVGDRLDTDIEGAVRAGLDSLLVLTGVTRPVDLLHAPLLARPTYVATDLGGLFDPAQVARLPGPAPEEAGSTASGPAATGSRVPGLPIVADNGWQVTANGETAQLTGSGSSLEALATLCAAAWSGRPVDSIEPGSDAARSALGDLDLLR comes from the coding sequence GTGACCACCTCCTCGCCGGGCAGCCGGCTGGTCGACGCGTACGACCTGGTGATCTTCGATCTGGACGGCGTGATCTATCTCGTCGACCGGCCGATCGAGACAGCGGTCGCGGCGGTCGGTCGGCTGCACGCCGAGGGCAAGCCCTTGGCGTACGCGACGAACAACGCCTCGCGGCGCCCGGCGGCGGTCGCGGCGCTGCTCTCCGGCATGGGCCTCGCCGTCCAGCCGCACGAGGTGCTCACCTCGGCGGTGGCGGCGGCGGGGCTGCTGGCCAACCGGTTTCCGGCGGACTCACCGGTGCTCGTGGTGGGCGCGGAGGCGCTACGGGCCGAGGTGCGCGCCGTCGGGCTGCGTCCCGTCAGGCGGCTTGAGGACGAGCCGGTGGCGGTCGTGCAGGGCTATGCGCCCGAGGTCGGCTGGGCGGATCTCGCCGAGGCGGCGCTCGCGGTGCGGGCCGGCGCGGAGTGGTTCGCCACCAACACCGACCGGACGCTGCCCACGGCGCGGGGACCGGTACCGGGGAACGGTTCGTTGGTGGCGGTGTTGCGGACGGCACTGGAACGGGATCCCGACGTGGTGGTGGGCAAGCCCGAACCCGCGTTGTTCACGGCCGCGGCCCGGCAGGCGGGCGCGACCCGACCGCTGACGGTCGGGGACCGGCTGGACACCGACATCGAGGGCGCGGTCCGGGCCGGACTGGACAGCCTGCTCGTCCTGACGGGGGTGACGCGGCCGGTCGACCTGCTCCATGCGCCTCTGTTGGCCCGGCCCACCTACGTGGCGACCGACCTGGGTGGGCTGTTCGACCCGGCCCAGGTGGCGCGGCTGCCCGGCCCGGCACCGGAGGAAGCCGGGTCGACGGCATCCGGACCTGCGGCGACCGGTTCCCGGGTACCGGGGCTTCCGATCGTCGCGGACAACGGCTGGCAGGTGACCGCCAACGGGGAGACGGCGCAGCTCACCGGGTCCGGTTCGAGCCTGGAGGCACTGGCTACGCTGTGCGCGGCGGCCTGGTCGGGGCGCCCGGTCGACAGCATCGAACCGGGATCCGACGCCGCCCGGTCAGCGCTCGGAGATCTTGACTTGCTGCGGTGA
- a CDS encoding SCP2 sterol-binding domain-containing protein, whose product MASVEECRQALQDLAARMDANADKVRKQVDFERTLACRITDLDTAFHGRLTGGRLVDLTDGDDPKAKVALSTTSDDLIRLVRGELDIPKALASRQMSINANPFDLLKLRKLL is encoded by the coding sequence ATGGCCAGCGTTGAGGAGTGTCGGCAGGCATTGCAAGACTTGGCGGCCCGGATGGACGCCAACGCCGACAAGGTACGCAAGCAGGTCGATTTTGAGCGCACCCTGGCGTGCCGGATCACCGATCTGGACACCGCGTTCCATGGCCGGTTGACCGGCGGACGTCTGGTCGACCTGACCGACGGCGACGACCCGAAGGCGAAAGTCGCCCTGAGTACGACCAGCGACGATTTGATCCGCCTGGTCCGGGGCGAGCTGGACATCCCCAAGGCGCTGGCCTCCCGGCAAATGTCGATCAATGCCAACCCGTTCGATCTTCTTAAACTCCGCAAGCTGCTCTGA
- a CDS encoding phasin family protein, which translates to MQDAWRAYLELALGLTEASKKRAQTAARRLVGSSGATAAQLQTMAEELISTGVANREALTKIVRVEVDRALGVLGLASTDEVTALTDRVRRLERELDAARAGGPGPAGGGGTAGPTPRAGARRPSTAGRSTDVPAPAGAAGTTTADRSAVKKAVARKTLAKKSVAKKAVAKAIAKTAVAEKAASTRSTDAPAAPTKAVAKRTGAQKAVVTKKAAVAKKAVVAKKAAPRKAPVAKRSPAPGSGAA; encoded by the coding sequence ATGCAGGACGCGTGGCGGGCCTACCTTGAGCTGGCCCTCGGGCTGACGGAGGCGTCGAAGAAGCGCGCCCAGACGGCCGCCAGGAGACTGGTCGGCTCCAGTGGCGCCACGGCTGCCCAACTGCAGACCATGGCCGAGGAGCTGATCTCCACCGGGGTGGCCAATCGGGAGGCGTTGACCAAGATCGTCCGGGTCGAGGTCGACCGCGCGCTCGGCGTCCTCGGTCTCGCCAGCACGGACGAGGTCACGGCACTGACCGATCGGGTACGCCGACTGGAGCGGGAGCTGGACGCGGCGCGGGCCGGCGGTCCGGGCCCGGCCGGTGGCGGTGGGACTGCCGGTCCGACACCGCGGGCCGGAGCCCGCAGGCCCAGCACGGCAGGAAGGTCCACCGACGTCCCTGCGCCGGCTGGCGCGGCGGGTACGACCACGGCCGACCGTTCCGCCGTGAAGAAGGCGGTGGCCAGGAAGACGCTGGCGAAGAAGAGCGTGGCCAAGAAAGCGGTGGCGAAGGCGATAGCGAAGACGGCGGTGGCCGAGAAGGCGGCGTCGACACGGAGCACCGACGCCCCGGCGGCCCCGACCAAGGCGGTCGCCAAGCGGACTGGTGCCCAGAAGGCCGTGGTCACCAAGAAGGCGGCGGTGGCCAAGAAAGCCGTGGTGGCCAAGAAGGCGGCGCCGCGCAAGGCCCCGGTGGCAAAGCGGTCGCCGGCACCGGGCAGCGGTGCCGCATGA
- a CDS encoding TlyA family RNA methyltransferase, whose amino-acid sequence MARRTRLDAELVRRGLARSREQAASLVEAGRVQVRGVRAHKVAAMVDPADPVRVLGADPATEYVSRGGHKLVGALGAFTPNGLRVAGRRCLDAGASTGGFTDVLLRSGAAEVVAVDVGYGQLAWALREDERVRVFERTNVRTLTPDTVGGTVDLTVADLSFISLRLVLPALRGCTSTDGDLVLMVKPQFEVGKERVGSGGVVRDPELRAEAVLAVAGTAANLGLGLAGVVASPLPGPSGNVEFFVWLRQDAPAPDEALVQAAVAAGPTSSAVAREEAR is encoded by the coding sequence ATGGCACGTCGTACCCGGCTCGACGCCGAACTCGTCCGCCGTGGCCTGGCCCGATCGCGGGAGCAGGCCGCCTCGTTGGTCGAGGCCGGGCGGGTCCAGGTCCGTGGGGTACGGGCGCACAAGGTGGCAGCCATGGTGGACCCGGCGGATCCGGTCCGGGTACTCGGCGCCGACCCGGCCACGGAGTACGTCTCCCGGGGCGGGCACAAGCTCGTCGGCGCCCTCGGGGCCTTCACCCCGAACGGGTTGCGGGTGGCCGGCCGGCGGTGCCTCGACGCGGGCGCCTCGACCGGGGGCTTCACCGACGTGCTGCTGCGCTCCGGCGCGGCCGAGGTGGTCGCGGTGGACGTCGGGTACGGGCAGCTCGCCTGGGCACTGCGGGAGGACGAGCGGGTGCGGGTGTTCGAGCGCACCAACGTGCGTACCCTGACCCCCGACACTGTCGGCGGCACCGTCGACCTCACGGTCGCGGACCTGTCGTTCATCTCACTCCGCCTGGTGCTCCCGGCACTGCGCGGCTGCACCTCGACGGATGGTGACCTGGTGCTGATGGTCAAGCCGCAGTTCGAGGTGGGCAAGGAGCGGGTCGGTAGCGGCGGGGTCGTCCGGGATCCGGAGTTGCGGGCGGAAGCCGTGCTCGCGGTGGCGGGAACCGCCGCCAATCTGGGTCTGGGACTGGCGGGTGTGGTGGCCAGCCCGTTGCCCGGACCGAGCGGCAATGTGGAGTTCTTCGTCTGGCTGCGCCAGGACGCGCCGGCGCCGGACGAGGCGTTGGTCCAGGCGGCGGTGGCGGCCGGGCCGACCAGTTCAGCCGTGGCGCGAGAGGAAGCCCGATGA
- a CDS encoding NAD kinase, translated as MTRTALLVTHTGRRRSTEHARTVAADLIKAGFEVRVVVEEADDLDLPGVTPVSLLGAAEGAEIVFALGGDGTFLRAADLARPAKAPLLGINLGKVGFLAEAEIDDLDEAVRDVVDRNYTVDERLTLDVRAEFEGGPVIESWALNEVSVEKGERAQMLELLVDVDGRPLSRYGCDGVVCATPTGSTAYAFSAGGPVVWPEVEALLLVPISAHALFSRPVVTAPTAIFTITVDPFTTLAVLCCDGRRVYDLPPGARVTVQRGALPVRIVRLRARHFTDRLVAKFGLPVHGWRGSRR; from the coding sequence ATGACCCGGACGGCACTGTTGGTGACGCACACCGGACGGCGGCGGAGCACCGAGCACGCCCGTACGGTGGCGGCGGACCTCATCAAGGCGGGCTTCGAGGTACGGGTGGTGGTCGAGGAGGCCGACGACCTCGACCTGCCCGGGGTGACCCCGGTGAGCCTGCTCGGCGCGGCCGAGGGCGCGGAGATCGTGTTCGCCCTGGGCGGCGACGGGACCTTCCTGCGCGCCGCTGACCTGGCCCGCCCGGCGAAGGCGCCCCTGTTGGGTATCAACCTCGGAAAGGTCGGTTTCCTCGCCGAGGCCGAGATCGACGACCTGGACGAGGCGGTCCGGGACGTCGTCGACCGGAACTACACAGTGGACGAGCGGCTCACCCTCGACGTCCGGGCGGAGTTCGAGGGCGGCCCGGTGATCGAGTCCTGGGCGCTCAACGAGGTGAGCGTGGAGAAGGGCGAGCGGGCCCAGATGCTCGAGCTGCTCGTCGACGTCGACGGACGCCCGCTGTCCCGGTACGGCTGCGACGGTGTGGTCTGCGCGACGCCGACGGGTTCCACCGCGTACGCCTTCTCGGCCGGCGGCCCGGTGGTCTGGCCCGAGGTGGAGGCCCTGTTGCTGGTACCGATCAGCGCGCACGCGTTGTTCAGCCGTCCGGTCGTCACCGCGCCGACGGCCATCTTCACGATCACCGTGGACCCGTTCACCACCCTGGCGGTGCTCTGTTGCGACGGGCGGCGCGTCTACGACCTGCCGCCGGGAGCCAGGGTCACCGTGCAGCGTGGCGCGCTTCCGGTGCGGATCGTCCGGCTGCGGGCCCGGCACTTCACGGATCGGCTGGTCGCCAAGTTCGGCCTGCCCGTGCACGGCTGGCGGGGCAGCCGCCGGTAG
- the recN gene encoding DNA repair protein RecN has protein sequence MLEELRITGLGVIEDTVLLLTGGMNVITGETGAGKTMVVTGLGLLFGGRADAGRVRADPGRAGVEGRLRLAGNVATAVHARITDAGGEPDDDGSVLLSRTVTVEGRSRAHVAGRSMPVSMLAEIGEQVLAVHGQSDQLRLLRPAEQRASLDRFGGPEHEKLLDSLRESYARWRRVSDDLADRRRNARERNQEADLLRLGLDEITRVDPQPGEDEDLKAEAQRLEHAEGLRTAAQTAQHCVAGAAEPADEAADVTTLLGHARRTLEAQASVDRTLGVLAARLEEMATLVDDVAAELSSYLAALDADPARLEVIYERRAALRGLTRKYADDVDGVIAWADRARNRLSELDNSDELLDELDRERQRLAGEVTELASRLSAARREAATRFAAQVTAELAGLAMPHARIEVAVLPRPVGRAEPTLTIDGVEVGIGPDGADEVELRLLAHPGAPALPLQRGASGGELSRVMLAIEVVFAGSGGPPTLVFDEVDAGVGGQAAVEIGRRLARLARSHQVLVVTHLPQVAAFADRHLVVAKDTGGAVTTSGVRVVEDTDRARELARMLAGLPDSDLGIAHAEELLAVAARERRG, from the coding sequence GTGCTGGAAGAGCTGCGCATCACCGGGCTGGGCGTCATCGAGGACACCGTACTGCTGCTTACCGGCGGTATGAACGTCATCACGGGCGAGACCGGCGCCGGTAAGACAATGGTGGTGACCGGTCTCGGCCTGCTCTTCGGAGGGCGGGCCGACGCGGGTCGGGTGCGTGCCGACCCTGGCCGTGCCGGCGTCGAGGGGCGGCTGCGGCTGGCCGGTAACGTCGCGACCGCCGTACACGCCCGGATCACCGATGCCGGTGGCGAGCCCGACGACGACGGATCCGTGCTGCTCAGCCGTACCGTCACCGTCGAGGGGCGGTCCCGGGCACACGTGGCGGGCCGGAGCATGCCGGTGTCGATGCTGGCCGAGATCGGCGAGCAGGTGTTGGCCGTACACGGCCAGTCGGACCAGCTCCGGCTGCTCCGGCCGGCCGAGCAGCGGGCCTCGCTGGACCGGTTCGGCGGGCCGGAGCACGAGAAGCTGTTGGACAGCCTGCGTGAGTCGTACGCGAGGTGGCGGCGGGTCTCGGACGACCTGGCCGACCGGCGGCGCAACGCGCGCGAGCGCAACCAGGAGGCCGACCTGTTGCGGCTGGGCCTGGACGAGATCACCCGGGTGGACCCGCAGCCGGGCGAGGACGAGGACCTCAAGGCCGAGGCGCAGCGCCTGGAGCACGCGGAGGGCCTGCGTACCGCCGCGCAGACGGCACAGCACTGCGTCGCGGGCGCCGCGGAGCCGGCCGACGAGGCCGCCGACGTGACCACCCTGCTTGGGCACGCCCGGCGCACCCTGGAGGCCCAGGCGAGCGTGGACCGTACCCTCGGCGTTCTGGCGGCCCGGCTCGAGGAGATGGCGACCCTCGTCGACGACGTCGCGGCGGAACTCTCCAGCTACCTCGCCGCGCTCGACGCCGATCCGGCCAGGCTGGAGGTCATCTACGAGCGGCGGGCCGCGCTGCGCGGCCTGACCCGGAAGTACGCCGACGACGTCGACGGGGTGATCGCCTGGGCGGACCGGGCCCGGAACCGGCTGTCCGAGCTGGACAACTCCGACGAGCTGCTCGACGAGCTGGACCGGGAGCGGCAGCGGTTGGCCGGCGAGGTCACCGAGTTGGCTTCCCGACTCTCCGCGGCCCGCCGCGAGGCGGCCACCAGATTCGCGGCGCAGGTGACGGCCGAGCTCGCCGGGCTGGCGATGCCGCACGCCCGGATCGAGGTGGCGGTGCTGCCCCGGCCGGTCGGTCGGGCCGAGCCGACGCTCACCATCGACGGCGTCGAGGTGGGGATCGGGCCGGACGGCGCGGACGAGGTCGAGCTGCGGTTGCTGGCCCATCCCGGTGCTCCGGCGCTGCCGTTGCAACGAGGCGCCTCCGGCGGCGAACTGTCCCGGGTGATGCTCGCCATCGAGGTGGTCTTCGCCGGCTCCGGTGGGCCGCCGACGCTGGTCTTCGACGAGGTCGACGCGGGGGTCGGTGGACAGGCCGCGGTGGAGATCGGACGTCGGCTGGCCCGGTTGGCCCGCAGCCACCAGGTACTGGTGGTGACACACCTGCCGCAGGTGGCCGCGTTCGCGGACCGGCATCTGGTGGTGGCCAAGGACACCGGCGGTGCGGTGACCACCAGCGGCGTGCGGGTGGTCGAGGACACCGACCGGGCCCGTGAACTGGCCCGGATGCTGGCTGGTTTGCCCGACTCCGATCTGGGTATCGCACACGCCGAGGAACTTCTGGCCGTGGCGGCCCGGGAGCGCCGTGGGTGA
- the steA gene encoding putative cytokinetic ring protein SteA, whose amino-acid sequence MRLPTLRRARSAEPGKVVGTARLDRRTKRLVSRLRPGDIAVIDHVDLDRVAADSLVAVGVAAVLNAKPSVSGRYPNLGPEVLIKAGIPLLDDLGEGVFQQIREGDTVRIDGNTVLVGEEPVGHGSRQDAETVAKAMADAREGLSVQLEAFAANTMEYLKQERELLLDGVGVPDVDTPIRGRHCLIVVRGYDYKADLDVLRPYIREFKPVLIGVDGGADALVEAGYTPDLIIGDMDSVTDDVLRCGAEVIVHAYPDGRAPGLARVNGLGVTAQTFPAAATSEDLAMLLADGKGASLLVAVGTHATLVEFLDKGRGGMASTFLTRLKVGGKLVDAKGVSRLYRQSISGSSLLLLVLSALAAMASAVAVSTVGKAYLGVASEWWDNLVFQLEQLF is encoded by the coding sequence ATGCGTTTACCCACGTTACGCCGGGCCCGGAGCGCGGAACCGGGCAAAGTTGTCGGCACCGCGCGCCTCGACCGCCGGACGAAGCGCCTGGTCAGCCGGCTGCGTCCGGGTGACATCGCGGTCATCGACCATGTCGACCTGGACCGGGTGGCGGCCGACTCGCTGGTGGCGGTCGGCGTCGCGGCGGTGCTCAATGCCAAGCCGTCGGTCTCCGGTCGCTATCCGAACCTCGGGCCGGAGGTGTTGATCAAGGCGGGGATCCCCCTCCTCGACGATCTCGGCGAGGGCGTCTTCCAGCAGATCCGGGAAGGCGACACGGTCCGGATCGACGGCAACACCGTGCTCGTGGGCGAGGAACCGGTCGGGCACGGCAGCCGGCAGGACGCCGAGACCGTGGCCAAGGCCATGGCCGACGCCCGGGAAGGGCTGTCGGTGCAGTTGGAGGCGTTCGCCGCCAACACCATGGAGTACCTCAAACAGGAGCGCGAGCTGCTGCTCGACGGCGTCGGCGTACCCGATGTCGACACCCCGATCCGGGGACGGCACTGCCTGATCGTGGTCCGGGGGTACGACTACAAGGCCGACCTCGACGTGCTGCGCCCGTACATCCGGGAGTTCAAGCCGGTGCTGATCGGGGTCGACGGCGGAGCGGACGCGCTGGTCGAGGCGGGATACACGCCGGACCTGATCATCGGCGACATGGACTCCGTCACCGACGACGTGCTGCGCTGCGGTGCCGAGGTGATCGTGCACGCCTACCCCGACGGGCGGGCGCCGGGACTGGCCCGGGTGAACGGCCTCGGGGTCACCGCACAGACCTTCCCGGCCGCCGCCACCAGCGAGGACCTGGCGATGTTGCTGGCCGACGGGAAGGGCGCCTCGCTTCTCGTCGCGGTGGGTACGCACGCGACCCTCGTCGAGTTCCTGGACAAGGGCCGGGGCGGAATGGCCTCCACCTTCCTCACCCGGCTCAAGGTCGGCGGCAAGCTGGTCGACGCCAAGGGCGTGAGCCGGCTCTACCGGCAGAGCATCTCCGGATCCTCCCTGCTGCTGCTGGTCCTCTCGGCACTGGCCGCGATGGCGTCCGCCGTCGCCGTCTCCACCGTCGGCAAGGCGTACCTCGGAGTGGCCTCCGAATGGTGGGACAATCTGGTGTTCCAACTTGAACAGCTCTTCTAA
- a CDS encoding copper transporter translates to MINFRYHVVSLTAVFLALAIGLVVGTAALNGPVADSLKERVSGLSKSNEQLRESVNSLETEVKREEDFVTEAAPHMLKGTLAGRRVLLFVLPSGEEHAEGVTEMARLAGASITGQVNIQEKFIHPDNNFVLLGVAAKAARPTIPDVGLPGSDGVEKSSALLASALLDRPEGGSLVTDADRRAVLDDYSEAGYLTVKDKISGPAEAVVIVSGQSYVDREAAKKDASVVRLADQLDKAAVAVVAGSGSSGGNLVAEVRRDPALSKSISTVDNANTVAGQVVTALSLGRQFADKQAGAFGVGAGAESLLPELPE, encoded by the coding sequence GTGATCAATTTTCGGTACCACGTGGTCTCGCTCACCGCGGTGTTCCTGGCTCTGGCGATCGGCCTGGTCGTCGGCACCGCGGCACTGAACGGCCCGGTCGCCGACTCGCTCAAGGAGCGGGTCAGCGGGCTGAGCAAGAGCAACGAACAGCTGCGCGAATCGGTGAACAGCCTGGAGACCGAGGTCAAGCGCGAGGAGGACTTCGTCACCGAGGCCGCACCGCACATGCTCAAGGGCACCCTCGCCGGCCGGCGCGTCCTGCTGTTCGTCCTGCCCAGTGGGGAGGAGCACGCCGAGGGGGTGACCGAGATGGCGCGGCTGGCCGGAGCCTCGATCACCGGGCAGGTCAACATCCAGGAGAAGTTCATCCACCCCGACAACAACTTCGTGTTGCTGGGCGTGGCGGCCAAGGCGGCCAGACCCACGATCCCCGACGTCGGGCTGCCCGGCAGCGACGGCGTGGAGAAGTCCAGTGCGCTGCTGGCCAGCGCCCTGCTGGACCGGCCGGAGGGCGGCTCGCTGGTGACCGACGCGGACCGGCGGGCGGTGCTGGACGACTACAGCGAGGCCGGCTACCTGACCGTGAAGGACAAGATCAGCGGACCCGCCGAGGCGGTCGTGATCGTCAGCGGGCAGTCCTACGTCGATCGGGAGGCGGCGAAGAAGGACGCCTCGGTGGTCCGGCTGGCCGACCAGCTCGACAAGGCCGCCGTGGCCGTGGTCGCGGGCAGCGGCAGCAGCGGCGGCAACCTCGTCGCGGAGGTACGCCGGGATCCGGCCCTCTCCAAGAGCATCTCGACCGTCGACAACGCCAACACCGTGGCCGGCCAGGTCGTCACCGCCCTGTCGCTCGGCCGGCAGTTCGCGGACAAGCAGGCCGGGGCGTTCGGCGTCGGCGCCGGTGCCGAATCCCTGCTGCCGGAACTGCCCGAGTGA
- the murJ gene encoding murein biosynthesis integral membrane protein MurJ, producing the protein MGTPAPLAGAGRVAGAAALIAVLTVVSRLVGFGRTGIFTWVMGEKSDLGGMYVVANSIPNIVFEIVAGGALASLVVPLLAGAVAAGDRAAVSATTGVLLTWAVTLLVPLAVLVAVFAEPIVALTADRPSAAEIEAGGRMLRLFAPQLPLYGVGIVLTGVLQSYRRFAWPVIAPLLSSVTVIGVYLAFAAVEGVHPSIAEAGRGGELILSAGTTLGVVVLSLSLLIPLRRLRLRPRPGYGFPADARARVGGLALAGAVTVIGQQIALVVSLNQVSGGATGAPVVFNLAQTVYLLPWAVLAVPLAVAAYPTLAAAHAAGDEDGYRRTLAPTARRVLLFSCLGAAALVATAEPVAQFFWPGSGPALAAAIAGFGPGLLGYGLFAVFTRALYARGAARPAAAATLAGWLVVPPAAIGLAAAFPTDYRVFAVGVANSVGMLVLGMLLAVVVVRSAGPSALTGFTRSGLVGLLAGTLAALVGAALAHWMPDFGGGTPARVDALLQGMLSGVAVGVVFLAVAYPLDRHDVRPLLAAVRRRLPGRVGRGGAASGRSGSAGQDGLAGQGGSAGRGVEGRRNTAGPGEDDGKERVSR; encoded by the coding sequence GTGGGAACGCCGGCACCCCTTGCCGGCGCCGGTCGCGTTGCCGGCGCCGCTGCGCTGATCGCCGTACTCACCGTGGTCAGTCGACTGGTCGGGTTCGGGCGTACCGGGATCTTCACCTGGGTGATGGGGGAGAAGAGCGACCTCGGTGGCATGTACGTGGTGGCGAACAGCATCCCGAACATCGTCTTCGAGATCGTCGCCGGTGGGGCGCTGGCCAGTCTCGTCGTACCGCTGCTGGCCGGTGCGGTCGCGGCCGGGGACCGGGCGGCGGTGTCGGCGACCACCGGAGTCCTGCTCACCTGGGCGGTGACCCTGCTCGTGCCGCTCGCCGTGCTGGTGGCGGTCTTCGCCGAACCGATCGTCGCGCTGACCGCCGATCGGCCCAGCGCTGCCGAGATCGAGGCCGGCGGACGGATGTTGCGGCTCTTCGCGCCACAACTGCCGCTGTACGGGGTCGGCATCGTGCTCACCGGCGTGCTCCAGTCGTACCGGCGGTTCGCCTGGCCGGTCATCGCGCCGCTGCTGTCCAGCGTGACCGTGATCGGGGTGTACCTGGCGTTCGCCGCCGTCGAGGGGGTGCACCCGAGCATCGCCGAGGCCGGCCGGGGCGGCGAGCTGATCCTCTCCGCCGGGACCACCCTCGGGGTGGTGGTCCTCTCCCTGTCGCTGCTGATCCCGCTGCGCCGGCTACGGCTGCGGCCCCGCCCCGGGTACGGGTTCCCCGCCGACGCCCGGGCCAGGGTCGGCGGACTCGCCCTGGCCGGGGCGGTGACCGTGATCGGTCAGCAGATCGCCCTGGTGGTCAGCCTGAACCAGGTCAGTGGGGGGGCGACCGGCGCACCGGTGGTCTTCAACCTCGCCCAGACCGTGTACCTGCTGCCCTGGGCGGTGCTCGCGGTCCCGCTCGCGGTCGCCGCGTATCCGACCCTCGCCGCCGCGCACGCGGCCGGGGACGAGGACGGCTACCGCCGGACGCTGGCGCCGACCGCCCGTCGGGTGCTGCTGTTCAGTTGCCTCGGCGCGGCGGCGCTGGTCGCGACCGCCGAGCCGGTGGCCCAGTTCTTCTGGCCGGGCAGTGGACCGGCCCTGGCCGCCGCCATCGCCGGCTTCGGTCCGGGGCTGCTCGGTTACGGCCTCTTCGCGGTGTTCACCCGGGCCCTGTACGCGCGCGGCGCGGCCCGACCGGCGGCCGCCGCGACCCTCGCCGGCTGGCTCGTGGTGCCACCCGCCGCGATCGGGCTGGCCGCCGCCTTCCCGACCGACTATCGGGTGTTCGCGGTGGGTGTGGCGAATTCGGTCGGCATGCTGGTGTTGGGGATGCTGCTGGCCGTGGTCGTGGTCAGAAGTGCCGGACCATCCGCGCTGACCGGATTCACCAGGTCAGGGCTGGTGGGCCTGCTCGCCGGGACGCTCGCGGCGCTCGTCGGCGCGGCGCTTGCGCACTGGATGCCCGATTTCGGCGGTGGTACCCCGGCGAGAGTTGACGCCCTCCTGCAGGGCATGCTGTCCGGAGTCGCCGTGGGCGTGGTGTTCCTCGCCGTCGCCTATCCGCTGGACCGGCACGACGTCCGTCCGCTGCTGGCGGCGGTGCGGCGCCGACTGCCCGGCAGGGTGGGGCGGGGCGGTGCGGCCAGCGGGCGGAGCGGTTCTGCCGGGCAAGACGGCTTGGCCGGGCAGGGTGGCTCGGCGGGACGGGGCGTCGAGGGCCGGCGGAACACGGCCGGCCCGGGCGAGGACGACGGGAAGGAGCGGGTGTCGCGGTGA